A single Candidatus Poribacteria bacterium DNA region contains:
- a CDS encoding ROK family protein, with the protein MEYSIGVDLGGTDIKAGLVSSAGDISCRVVLPTDVEVGGPKVIAARIAEAIRQVLVRAVGFHQKESGQRSGSTAESPKSKAIKSDIWIGLGAPGLIIAETGVVHFSPNFPGWSDIPLVDYVNTELAKLHLPKATANANSQTLSDEQYKLILRGMDNDVNAMTLGELRHGAGVGYRNIVALTLGTGVGGGVVIDGHVYHGSQNTAGELGHTVVEPNGRYCGCGNQGCLEAYAGAKNIVERTQEKIETGRSTILAEVIGNGTTLTPRQIAEAAHKGDKVAMEIFAETGRYIGIALTSIAHILNPQIAIIGGGIAEAGEKLLFKPIRAELSKRAMDIPARMEIVKAHLGNDAGIVGAAMLALESEKPAL; encoded by the coding sequence ATGGAATATAGCATTGGCGTCGATCTTGGCGGAACGGATATCAAGGCTGGATTGGTCTCATCAGCAGGCGATATTTCTTGCCGTGTCGTGCTCCCTACAGATGTTGAAGTAGGAGGTCCCAAAGTAATAGCGGCTCGGATTGCGGAAGCCATTCGTCAAGTTCTTGTAAGAGCCGTCGGTTTCCATCAGAAAGAGAGTGGTCAGCGGTCAGGGTCGACTGCTGAAAGTCCAAAATCGAAAGCGATTAAAAGCGATATCTGGATTGGACTGGGGGCACCGGGACTTATTATCGCTGAAACAGGGGTTGTCCATTTTTCACCTAATTTTCCGGGTTGGAGCGATATTCCACTTGTTGATTATGTGAACACTGAACTGGCGAAGTTACACCTGCCAAAGGCGACCGCAAATGCTAACTCACAAACGCTGAGTGATGAACAGTACAAACTTATATTAAGGGGTATGGACAACGATGTGAATGCGATGACATTGGGTGAACTTCGTCACGGTGCGGGTGTTGGATACAGAAACATCGTTGCATTAACACTCGGCACAGGCGTAGGGGGCGGCGTCGTGATTGACGGGCACGTTTACCATGGAAGTCAAAATACTGCGGGGGAACTCGGGCATACTGTCGTTGAACCCAACGGGCGTTACTGTGGGTGTGGGAATCAAGGGTGTCTTGAGGCTTATGCTGGCGCGAAAAACATCGTTGAACGGACGCAGGAAAAAATAGAGACAGGACGGTCTACGATTTTAGCGGAAGTAATAGGCAATGGGACAACGCTAACACCACGGCAAATAGCGGAGGCGGCACATAAGGGTGACAAAGTCGCAATGGAGATTTTTGCTGAGACAGGACGATACATAGGCATTGCCCTTACCTCAATTGCGCATATTCTCAACCCACAGATTGCAATCATCGGAGGCGGTATAGCGGAAGCCGGTGAAAAACTGCTCTTTAAGCCCATCCGGGCTGAGCTTTCCAAACGTGCTATGGATATTCCTGCGCGGATGGAGATCGTAAAGGCACACCTGGGAAACGATGCAGGCATTGTGGGTGCAGCGATGCTCGCCCTTGAGAGTGAGAAACCGGCATTGTAG